From a single Rutidosis leptorrhynchoides isolate AG116_Rl617_1_P2 chromosome 5, CSIRO_AGI_Rlap_v1, whole genome shotgun sequence genomic region:
- the LOC139848730 gene encoding uncharacterized protein, whose translation MAQNKAPSTSAVESKTHVFFNELELGKQSQVQVMICKSWDTHTIYGRYLGTEFIASDEQGNVIQLIAKSNVAHHFIPRLKDGFVYLLSNFDVISNRDDYRILKNNALMIELTGSTMLRKQPNVDTSAFIRHPFQCIQIEDLEPTLGKFVVDVVGYAVNVTKPHPRESSKEIVEFDLVNERGKMIWSTLWGDLGASFLKNQAAAPSYYYIILSSVAVKKGFNYMCHGVLSLSSTSSMLIIDNAEIPAIIDFKERMSGIQMPVAIEPAAAGWQLPPPKDGTLRELLEMARKGKKTSCLVEIQNILMKNYSYYNTCSVCKARKGLDRRFGQHWCESCNDTVPEPITRFRVICDIKDDTATTVMVLFDETAESVTQTTAKTLLAKVDEASQCMQETCNTVLPNALANLLGTTRVVLLKATSYYDQGTYESFNCIKLDRYLSTPFILLFRFIVTSDSEDENTIAEENKGVNESQLPSGPEDENTVGEDNKNVNVSLLPEN comes from the exons ATGGCTCAGAACAAGGCACCCTCCACATCTGCTGTTGAGAGCAAAACACATGTCTTTTTCAATGAGCTTGAATTAGGCAAGCAATCACAGGTCCAGGTAATGATCTGCAAAAGTTGGGATACACATACAATTTATGGCAGGTATTTGGGGACCGAATTCATAGCTTCAGATGAGCAG GGGAATGTTATACAATTAATTGCTAAAAGTAATGTGGCGCACCACTTTATCCCACGCCTTAAGGATGGCTTTGTTTACTTGCTAAGCAACTTTGATGTCATATCTAATAGAGATGACTATCGTATCCTCAAGAACAATGCCCTGATGATTGAGCTAACTGGGTCCACAATGTTGAGAAAACAGCCAAATGTGGACACAAGCGCGTTCATCCGTCATCCCTTCCAATGTATTCAAATTGAAGACTTGGAACCAACTTTGGGAAAATTTGTTGTTG ACGTGGTCGGCTATGCTGTGAATGTCACTAAACCCCACCCACGAGAATCTTCCAAAGAGATAGTTGAGTTTGACCTGGTGAATGAGCG GGGTAAAATGATCTGGTCAACACTATGGGGCGACTTAGGTGCCTCTTTTCTTAAAAACCAGGCTGCAGCCCCATCGTATTACTACATCATCTTAAGTTCTGTTGCAGTGAAAAAGGGCTTCAATTATATGTGTCACG GCGTTCTTTCACTGTCTAGCACATCGTCGATGCTTATTATTGACAACGCAGAAATCCCCGCCATCATTGACTTCAAGGAAAGGATGAG TGGTATTCAAATGCCCGTAGCTATCGAGCCTGCTGCGGCGGGGTGGCAACTCCCACCGCCTAAGGACGGCACCCTCCGTGAGCTCCTTGAAATGGCGCGAAAAGGGAAAAAAACATC GTGTTTGGTCGAGATTCAAAACATCCTCATGAAGAACTATTCGTACTACAACACTTGCAGTGTCTGTAAAGCAAGGAAGGGCCTTGATAGGAGGTTTGGCCAGCATTGGTGCGAATCCTGTAACGACACCGTCCCTGAACCGATCACAAG GTTCCGCGTTATATGTGACATCAAGGATGACACCGCCACTACAGTTATGGTCCTCTTTGACGAGACGGCCGAGTCTGTAACCCAAACCACTGCAAAGACTTTGTTAGCTAAGGTTGATGAG GCGTCTCAGTGTATGCAGGAAACATGTAACACAGTTCTTCCAAATGCGTTGGCTAATTTGCTAGGCACAACAAGAGTGGTTCTTTTAAAAGCGACTTCATACTATGATCAAGGCACATATGAGAGTTTCAACTGTATAAAA CTGGATCGGTACTTATCTACCCCATTTATACTTCTGTTTAGGTTTATTGTAACAAGTGACTCAGAGGATGAGAACACCATTGCAGAAGAAAACAAGGGAGTGAACGAAAGTCAGTTGCCGAGCGGGCCAGAGGATGAAAACACTGTTGGAGAAGACAACAAGAATGTCAATGTGAGCCTGTTGCCCGAAAACTAG
- the LOC139848731 gene encoding uncharacterized protein — protein sequence MFTQWFELNKHDELARTLTYAKIPKHYVWNKDAKMWTPRKLRTSIGRIVYSNPSSGERYYLRMLLNIVKGTRSFDEIRTVYGILHPTFKDACFAYRLVNDDKKWTQAITEATLWATGAQLRELFVTILLFCSVSKPLQLWELNWQALSDDILHKKGKIFNFPDLILTDDQIKNYCLVEIQALLNKNGKSLDDYPELPQPDPSMLTQLDNRLICEELNYNIKEMHTLHESLFSSLNPKQLAIYHQQISPLLLLPGLSSCYPVKRRTFFLYGPGGTGKTFLYTAALAKLRSERKIVLAVASSGIFIP from the exons ATGTTCACCCAATGGTTTGAACTTAACAAACATGATGAACTTGCACGGACGCTTACATACGCAAAGATCCCTAAACATTATGTTTGGAATAAGGATGCAAAAATGTGGACACCGAGAAAACTTCGAACCAGCATTGGCCGTATAGTGTACTCAAATCCTTCCTCAGGCGAACGTTATTATCTACGTATGTTGCTTAATATAGTAAAAGGTACACGTTCTTTTGATGAAATTCGTACAGTATATGGTATATTACACCCAACATTTAAGGACGCTTGCTTTGCGTATCGTTTGGTCAATGACGACAAAAAATGGACACAGGCTATCACAGAAGCGACATTATGGGCAACGGGGGCGCAACTACGTGAATTATTTGTCACCATTCTACTCTTTTGCAGCGTAAGTAAACCCTTGCAACTCTGGGAGTTAAACTGGCAGGCTTTGTCGGACGACATCCTGCATAAAAAAGGAAAAATATTCAACTTCCCTGATTTGATCCTGACCGATGACCAGATTAAGAATTATTGCTTGGTCGAAATTCAGGCCCTATTGAATAAAAATGGGAAATCGTTAGATGATTACCCCGAGCTTCCACAACCCGACCCATCTATGCTAACCCAACTGGATAACCGGCTTATTTGCGAAGAGttaaattataatataaaagaGATGCATACTCTGCATGAAAGCCTTTTCAGCTCCCTAAACCCGAAACAATTGGCAATTTATCATCAG CAAATTTCTCCCCTACTATTACTACCAGGTCTTAGCAGCTGTTACCCAGTAAAAAGGAGGACTTTTTTCTTATATGGTCCTGGTGGCACTGGGAAAACGTTCCTATACACTGCTGCCCTCGCAAAATTACGGTCAGAGAGGAAGATTGTCCTCGCGGTAGCGTCATCCGGTATATTTATTCCTTAA
- the LOC139848732 gene encoding uncharacterized protein, which translates to MTQRFAFEALDKTLRDILGVKDDANRLKLFGSMPILLGGDFRQILPVIPKGKRQEVIHACINRSYLWHHCQQHTLSHIMRVNEYSADGSHDARKHAFNKWVLDVVEGKVPARCKDGEDEPTWIKIPDEFIVRTEKPPIEAIVDTIFQDFTVKQEDEEYLRERAILTPRNDYAAQINKHMFKILEGASMTFKSSDEICKGSTDTLDQHHAYPVEFLNKLNFSGVPPHKLKLKIGQPVMLLRNLCPSAGMCNGTRLIITDFQKFVLQARIITGSHIGKTVIIPRIFLTSTQTKWPFVMQRIQFPVRPCYAMTINKSQGQSLKFVGLYFPKPVFSHGQLYVALSRVTDPSGLKIVMVDDTDEHLKGHTRNVVYKETFFNLNHDL; encoded by the coding sequence ATGACTCAGAGATTTGCATTCGAAGCATTAGACAAAACATTACGAGACATTTTGGGCGTAAAGGATGATGCAAATAGATTGAAACTTTTTGGCAGTATGCCTATCTTATTGGGAGGCGACTTCCGACAAATACTACCCGTAATACCAAAAGGCAAGCGACAAGAAGTCATTCATGCATGCATAAACAGATCATACCTTTGGCATCACTGCCAACAACATACGCTTTCCCATATCATGAGAGTTAATGAATATAGTGCTGACGGTTCACATGATGCCCGAAAACACGCATTCAATAAATGGGTCCTTGATGTTGTCGAAGGTAAAGTACCCGCACGATGTAAAGATGGAGAAGACGAGCCAACATGGATAAAGATTCCTGATGAATTCATTGTCAGAACTGAGAAACCTCCCATTGAAGCAATCGTTGACACCATATTTCAAGATTTCACAGTAAAACAAGAAGATGAGGAGTACTTGCGTGAACGGGCGATCCTAACACCACGGAATGATTACGCGGCCcagattaacaaacatatgttcaagaTACTCGAGGGTGCATCAATGACTTTTAAAAGCTCAGACGAGATTTGCAAGGGTTCAACTGACACCCTTGATCAACACCACGCATACCCCGTGGAAtttttaaataaattaaatttctcAGGAGTTCCACCTCACAAGTTGAAATTAAAAATTGGACAGCCAGTTATGCTATTAAGGAACCTATGCCCGAGTGCAGGCATGTGTAACGGAACACGTCTCATCATAACCGACTTTCAAAAGTTTGTTCTACAAGCTCGAATAATCACTGGCTCTCATATAGGAAAAACGGTTATAATACCAAGAATTTTCCTCACTTCCACCCAAACAAAGTGGCCGTTTGTCATGCAACGAATACAATTCCCGGTTAGACCCTGTTACGcaatgacgatcaacaaaagccaaGGTCAGTCGTTAAAATTTGTTGGCCTCTATTTCCCTAAACCTGTTTTCAGCCACGGTCAACTATACGTAGCACTTTCAAGAGTAACCGACCCCAGTGGGCTGAAAATAGTAATGGTAGATGACACCGATGAGCATTTGAAGGGCCACACAAGAAACGTCGTATACAAAGAAACATTCTTCAACTTGAACCACGATTTATAA